AACCTGCTTTGTCAGGCGCATAGCAAATTACAAAGGCAGCCCTAACAGCACTATCGGGTCCCACATCAACCGATTCAGCATGTTAGTGCTTTCGAAGGGATCTCACATCAACCTACCTAGCCTTAACATTTAGCGACTTATCAACAATCTCAGTAATATCCACAATTAATCAAGCTCAAATTATAGTCATTCTTGGCCCATTTACTTTCAATAACAAACGTATTAACTTCACATCTTGCCAAGAATAATTTTTTCCTCAAAAATCAACTTCCTTTCAAAACGAGACCATTTTATGTAACATTTTCCTAAAACTTCCAAACAACTTCAAAAttataccaaaattaaaatCTCTTTTAATAGACTCAAAATCATTCATTCTAAATTAGAATTTGGTAATAAAACTCCCTAGTAGAGTCTCAAGATTTTAGGAAAAAAACAACCCGTCTCATTTTCTTAAATTCATTGAAAATGCTTAAAGTCATAGTTTCTTGGTTTGAATCAATCGAATAAAATGTAAATCAAACCGAGTTATATAAATCAAAAGTcccaaatcaatttcaaaacaCAATCACCTAAAACAAAAACCAATCCATTTAAATCAAAACCACTTTCAGGTTCACTCTTAAAACCATTTCTTTGACTCTTTCAAAACGTCGCAAGCGGAATTATTCAATCAAAGTTCAATTTCTCTTAAATTCACTAAAATTTCTTCGAATGAAATTCTTAAGTCAAATTCAAAACTTGAGCCcttttcatatttaaatcaaccttaaaacataatacttttcttaaataatttaaaatcgtaaaataaataaatcgaaCTCAAAATAGTATAATTCTTTTTTACTAAATCGACCTCAAAAcatatacttttcttaaatgaattaatttCGAAACAtaactatttttcaaataaatcaaaaatcaaataatagaatTCCTCAAATCCAATCTATTTctaaataacttttcaatcaaaaccttaaattttataacaaaatttcggcagcatctctcCTAAAATtcagactttgccaccctttttaGGTCTTAACTAAACCATCTCCAAATTAAACCGatccaaaatcaaatcattttcaacaaATCAAACTCATTTCCAATACTGTAACAAAACAATTCCGCAACTTCCCGTTTAacaaaaccaaacaataattCAATCAACAAACAATCATATTAATCCAATTCAAGCCAGACAATTCATAAAACTTACATAATCACcaaaatatattattcacaaTAATAACCATTTATaacaattctaaattataaaaattgagtttttagaaaaatttctaCCTCGACAAGTTGAACCCAAAAACTAAACGCGTCAAAAAAACCTTTTCTTTCGGACCAAAATCATCGGCAGTCTTACAGCCAGACTCACTTTCGCAAAAGTAGATACAACTTTAATTGAAACATGTAACCTCGGTTACTAAATCCTAAAACATTAATATCGTGAAAAGCTTAAAACATATAATGGAATACTAACGGCGAGGATTCTGAGACAGAGATACTTTCTGTAACAAGAGAACGAAGCAGCAACGGTCTTTGAACTAATTTGGTGGCAGCTCCGACAGCCAACCCAAACTCCAGTGACGACGACTATAACAACCACGCAGTGACGGTAAAATTTATggaattcaaaagaacaaaaaacaaacacaaaacccttaCCAGCAGTGAATCCCGGTGACGGCAACAGCTCTGGTGATTCAGCTGGCGGTGGCTACCCGTCTTCTCTTCCGTTCGCGTTTCCTCTCTCTCAGCTCAGATCGGAGACAGACCTCCAACAGTGGTGATGGAGCACGCAACGGTGGCGGCTGGGCTCGTCAACGACGGCAGCGGCGACAATGTTCAGAGACGATGACGCGATGGTGGCACTAGACGACGGCGAGCCCGACGACAGCAGCGCGGTTCTTGCTTCGTGTTCCTCTCTGTGCGACGCTGACTCCACACTTCCCTCTCTCTTCGGCTCGGACACGACGGCGGTTTTGCCGCGACGGGTCAGATGTGCATCTCCTCTCTTCGTGACTAAGCTCCCTCACGCGCTTTCTTCCTCTCTCTTCCCTCTACTCTTTATGCTCTCTCCTTCCTCTGTGCAACACGGTGGCATTGCGGCAATGACGCCCGCTGGCACCGTTTTTCCTCTTCCCCTTTCCTTCTCTTCCCGGAGCCCCCCTccctcttttcctttctttctttctttctttctttctttctttctttctttttacttcTCCGACCGTGGCTTGGGGGTTAGGGTTTAGCTTAGGGAGTGTGTGAGAGAGTGTTGTGTTgttttaggattagaattttaatttgaagattttgggtttaatttgaaatctaattaaatttctaaaattactttaaaatattatttctgTATCAAAATACTAATTGTTTTGAAATCAAATACTCTAATTGAAATTATAgggtaatataattaattttctttattcctaaaacttaaagtattaaattataaaaatataaattatttaaatcaaatcatataaaatccttattattttacaactactaattttataatttaaatttaaaaaataatttaataattataaaattagataaaatttctaatttaaatagtcaaacctcatcattttctaatttctaaaactttaaattgtaaatagaaaaatactcaataattataaaattggataaaactttaatttatttcaaatttaattaatcaaaacttgcTTTAATtgcctttaataaaataatttctgaaattaaagctgttaataaataaatgatttgaaattagttcataataaaacttttcaaaagttcTAGGTCTTACACTCGTCAACAAATCTCTCCTTGTTGGCCTTCAAAGTATGGGTATACTTGAAGGTCTCTGCCAGTGTCGCCTCACGATCCAACAACTTAGAATACAAATTATATTaaccaataaaataaatcaacaaattaaataactaattcaGGTAAGGATTATCTTACAGCCTACTTCTGAAACTACCGCTCTTTGGTTTCAGCCGAGATCGTCGTGTACCTCAGCCACAGGTTGTCGTATATTGACTTAATGACCTCGGAGATCTCCTGTGCGCAAACATTATTGTTTGGTGCAAACTTTTGTTGACGAGCGATCTGCGACCCATTATGTAAGTTTAAattaatcctaaattttaaatttatttggttTAAAGCCAATTAACTGTTATCCTAATCACAACGACACAGGAGGATTACACATAGAGATTGGAGGCCGTGATCCAGCAGTCTCAACCGCCTAGTGGGAACAACGAAACCGGCTATGAGACCTCAGTGGTAGATCCTAATAAGGTTTGGCGCCAGACCGCCTTTGAACCCCACAAAAATTGCCGCTTCGAGTTGTGGTCGTTCTTTACCAGTGGCCTCCGCTCCTTCATGTTGGCGGCTTCATCTGCCTCTACCTTTGCCACTAGTCCTGCCGATCTCCGGAAAGTTATTGACTTGAGGAAGGAGGTGCAGAAGCTGACACAAGAGTTTCACCAACAAGTGGAACAATCTGAGCAGAGGTACAACGACCTTCTTGCAAGCGTGGGAAGACCCGTTGCCGTCAGCTCGAAcctaaagaagaagatggagcagCTAAATCGTTTGTGAGAGTAAATAGAGGTGTACAACCAGCAGATGCGCGCTGGAGGCAGCGTTTCAGTGGCAACGCCGCTGGTGAGGCACCGATGTCAGCACCTACTCCACCGCCTCAGCAGAAGGATCTTGACGACGACGACAACAATTACTAGGATCTATCGGATTTagggatttatttttttatgtctaTTAATTGTGTTCTACTTCTATgacattttattatattaagaccatttatttttaataaaataatttgttaatttcaggtaattttgaATTGGTGTTAGCAATTTCATTAAcaagaattttaatttaactattaattgTGACTTAACTGTgctcaaaaagaaaataaaaataaaaataccacCGATAGATTTATCAGCGAAAAAATTCGATGGTAACTTGGCGCCTAAACACGTCAAATGGTGCCAAAGTTACCGTCGGGTTAATCTGACGGTAATCATCAATTCAGTCTCGAcaaatctattttaaaaatcgacgtaaaatCTGCCGATAATTAGCGTCGGACAAAAATAATCCATCAATAGATAGTTTCTAACGCCATTTATACTGTCAATTCCAGGACAATAGTAAATCCaacagaaaattaattattctcgGATTTATTTGATGAATCCAATAATAAATCTGatggtatttaatattttcttgtagtgcagtAGAACCGCAGTTATTTTACGATGCTGAATTCGACAGTACTCAacatttttttgtagtgttggTTATTTATATCAGATCAAAAGGTACTGCTGTTAAGGCTGATTGAGTAATGTAATCCATTCGGCCAAGAACAAGGTATTGACTTCCCATCTATTGAGTTTTTGAGACGTGCAATCCAATAATCTGTATAAATTCAgtgattgatttttctttttaaaaaataattttaaaatttggccATTGAATTAAGTATGCTGATGAACTTGTGACCTGTTTAGNNNNNNNNNNNNNNNNNNNNNNNNNNNNNNNNNNNNNNNNNNNNNNNNNNNNNNNNACTTTAATAGTCGGCCACTAAATCGATCGATCACAAGCTAACTGTGAATTTCTAAATTGGTGGCATCAGACGTATTTCCTATAATTGCTTGGGCTTCAAACAGTTAGGAGGAGTAAAATCaagaaatatttaaatttacaaattaaataataaaacaattaaACAAGAAGGCTCAACCACTTAATCcaaaacttttaatattttgagtATCTATGATTGGTGTCAGCTCTAATCCAATATATTATCGTATAATGAACCTATTATTgcttatttaataattaagaacCCTATTGATCCAAAATTAAAGTCTGTTTGTGTTATGAAATATCCTTAGAATAAAGGCTTTAATTTGAATCTGGAACGAATTATTCTTGAGTTCATTTCCACTACTATTGAAGGTCAATAACATTAAAAGTAAAGAGAGAGAATTCAGTTAGAGTTTTTAGCTTTTGGTTTTAGTTTTTGAATGAATACTGAAAGGATTATGTTacttgtacactaaaatcagttactagtataaaatacatattagaatataaatataaactaaaaataaattaaatcacacatatatttatacataaatatattgatggctgattttagtgattaattctaatatacaaatagcattttttataataaaaatgtatGTTATCATTTTTTGGTGATTAAATGTATCTTATCATtatctttgggcgtttaatttgcgtatttattatttacttttaatattttcatatttttaaggttttgtaaaaagaataataaaaaggtttaattattttgttggtatttataattttgtaaaatttttaattaggtctctatactttttttttttaattgggtccttacaccaaatttttttttcaattagatccctcttggtagtaattggcttaattatATAGagattcaactaaaaaaaatattggtatAGAGACtcaaatcaaaggaaaaaagtgtagggactcgattaaaaaaaatttggtgcaatgactcaattaaaaaaaaaagtatagggatctaattaaaaattttgcgaaaTTATAGGgaccaatagaataattaatcctaataaaaataataaaattctactttttattttttctttcgtttttataaaattttaaaacaaaatattaaatgaagtagaaaaataaaagcccAACCCAAACTGAGAATTTAATTTATAGGATATTTGATCTTTGATGCATtgtctcttctttaatttctataaATGATAGTCAATATCATATTTTAGATATAAAGGAGAATGAAAAACACAAGTTTATCTATGAACACATAAAACGTGACAATAAggaacaatttttttatatatatataacctaaTTATACCACAAACCATGTAACAATAATCAAGCACGTGACTTGCCCCGTTTTGAGCCAAACACCCATCATTACACCACAAATCAACAAATTCCCTCAACTTTATAATATaggatatataaatatatatataccatatatatacacacactagACTTAAATTTCTACAACATAACCATAGTGTTATTATCAACCTCAAATCTCATGTCGTTCAAGTTTGATGCAATAACCCCACCATCATGGAAGCTATTTTCCTCAAGATCCATGTCCCACATGAACCCATAGCCGCCGTCGTCACCGCCACCGCCACCTTTGGGACTTAGTTGAGTAATGGTACTATTTTCCTTAGTGGAAAATTGAAGGAGATTCATCAAAGAGGAAGAACCGTTTTggttttgatgatgatgatgatggtgattatGGTGGATTGGcattggtgatgatgatgatgagaaattgGGAAGTTGGTTATACCCAATAACATGCAAATTGTTGCAATTTGTTTGGTTTGTTGGtggggatgatgatgatgaagccAAAGTTAGGGATGAAGGTGTGGCCTCATACATGAATTGTGGGCTTAGTTTGGCACTATTGTCTGTTTTGCCCTTGTGAAACACTCTACATAAAACCCAATCCTCCTGTGTAATCaccaaataaatttaattaattaattaattaattcatatgtgtaatcaaaattctttttctaaAAGTTAAATGAGTTTTTAAGTTGTGGTCCAGTTATTGTAATAACAAGACTTTTAAAATTGGTAGGtatggataatttttttttttttatatttgttgtatatacaaattaaattcataaatgaataaataaatacacaGTAAATAAATAGATGACCTAATTAGCAAAAATAAATGTGAAACCAAAGTTTAGGACTTAAAGGAACTTTATCCTCACACCAAAAATACGCGTCAAACGAAaccaatttctttttctttcccatAATGAAATTATTCTGTTCCATCCAACTCAAACACTCATAGCAATGCATGCATAGCTGTAACAAATTTCATTGGCgcatatatatattctaatatatatgaatattctatattaattatgatattttttattttagtaatattttttaaaaattattatttaataataataaaatattattttaattttagtagtattttttaaaatattatagtcACCGTAACATccttatattaatatatataagttgTCACAGACGCATGCTGGTTCCCTTTTTATCTCAATAATCTAAATGATCGATGCAGAAGCCAAATATGATCCTAACTCAAACGTTCACATGGAGAAAAGACATTAGATTCTACCTAATCTTTTACATGACATAGGCTAATTAAGTTTTCAACTTTCCAACCAGAAATCAAAGTTGTTTTCAATTATCTACAAGGTTGTCACATTAGGATGAAATACAGGTCAAGTTCTTTCCATATTTTTATGGTGTTATATATAAACccgtttattattaaaaataagagatcATGTTTTATAAGTCGTTGAGAATGTAGTAGAGTTTTACATTTTGAATCCataaattacaagaaaataagaaatcagAATGTATAGTTATTATAGATAATAATaggtatttatttatattaatttaacatactttttataattttagtgattgacaatgcaattatttcttttcttataattttttttttcatattattagTATGTAAACACTTAACTCCTAAAAACAAATTTGTATTAGCAAACAAATTAGTTAAATACATGCCTAACTTAAGTGCCTAATatgtttctttaaaaaaaatcttatcatcGGATATTAGTCATTTCATCTAAAGGTTTCATTAAGATATAAATGAAATCACAATCATAAGCTTTAACATATATCTCTTACGTGGGAACATATTGAAACTAATTAAGATCCTTCTCTCCACTATACCCTAATCTCATTCCCCATTTATCATAGACCGTACACTCCCAATATGGTAGTGGCCATTACTATTATTAAGTAAGCGTGtaaaccatatcataatcaattaatcatgaTACCTATATGCACctttgaaaatatttataaatatttttaaatttaatttttaatgtacaatcaacataaatcaaatttacatataaatctAATAATTACATActgttatattaaaaaaataattattttttactttaactacataaataattatttaaaaaaataaatgtaattaaACGAGAgcgaaaaaattgaaatttgagtGTGAGAAAAATGAGTTAACCTTAGGTGGCATGTGTGGGGTCTCCAAGCGAAACTCATGCATGATCCAACCAGTTTTGATGCCATTTGGGGCTCTATTCTTGTAGAACACCAAGGTCTTCCGCATCCCTACGACCTCGCGGGTGAGGGGATCGAGAACCGTACGATCCTTGCCGGTCGCTTTCCAGTAGCCAGATGTCGTGGCGCGATTGGTGCGAAAGCCGGTGGCGTATTTGCGGTCACGGAAGCTGAAGAAGTACCATTCATTTGCATTGAGCTTAGCCACCTCTGTGTGTAGAGTACGCATGCATGAAAATACATTACATATGATGGGTCAGTTTATGGTTCTAGCATATGTGGACAGCAACATCACTTAAGTAAGGTAGGTATCACGAAAGAGaaatcttatattttatttaaattaaactaaatattaTTTCCACTTCTTAATCATTTGCTTTAAagattaaaaacttttttacaactataaaatttttaatcaatttttaattaatggTCAAAAATCGTTAAGTCTATAGAtcgaataaaaaattttacactgtaaaagactattttattcttcagttaaattatcaaaaataaaaatggcatttattctttaaattaatatatatatatatattttttattatcagaTAAGATCATACGAAAATTTTTTGTCGAANNNNNNNNNNNNNNNNNNNNNNNATTCGACAAGACAATTCATAAGGTAATTaatagagttttttttttttaatgcaaattccATACGATTTTGTCATGCATAGGTGATTTTCATGATTGAATATCTCAACAGTAAAATTAAATAGGGGATTCAGAAAAGGTTTTAATAATCAATGATAAAGATTAACATACAAAAAAGATAGACAGATAGGtataatatatagaataaaatcataaaagatGCTCTTGTGTAAGACTGTAAATTATacatgaaaatttaaatattgatgataaaaaataaatatgcacATATATAATGAAGTCATACATACatagataatttaatttagatgaAGAAAGAAATATTTTCCACAAGAAGATACATACTTTATATAGATAATTTGATAGATACTATACATTAGTTATCGTATTGTAGAATTAATTGTTTCCATGTGAATATAATTATGATCATCTCACTATCTCAGTAATAATTAGGTCTTGTGTGTGAAATCACTTTCATGTATGTCATCTTGTTCATCAATGACCTTGCAATTTTCAAGTTTCCAATCCCCATCAGATAAAGATGACCTAAACAATGGCACTTTTGAAGTTTCAATGTGTTTGCCACATATTTGTGATTGTGTTGTaatgatcttttaaaaaaaaattctctctCTGCTTTTATCCCTTTTAccgttttcaaaatttgaaaatcagtTAATTTagattagaaaaaaaaactaaaaataaataattacttgtatatttttttattagtttaaatttttgaaaaaaaattaattttatgacaTGGTATCAAATTTCTATAATCTAAACATTTAGAGTTCGATTTTtcttgacaaaaaaataataattttagtataaaactaatagaaaaagaataaaccttgcataaaattttacacaaatccaaaaaaaaaaactcttataTGATAGAGGCGTATTATAACAATTTATGTgcttctttattttaaaaagaataaatttcaTGGCACAATCTATAGTTGATTATATAttgtaaaaacaaaattatatattaaagttAACTAGTCAAAATCACTTAGATACTAAGCCATGTTCGAGAAAAGTAATTGAGAGTTactgaaataatatatatattatatataggtAAAATAATTGCATACTCTTTAACAATCAATATTTGTTGCTTGATGAGAAATGAGAATGAATTAATAACTTTTGTCAACTTCATAATAATAGTGcatagtgtatatatatatatatgcaataataataataataataataataataataataataacaagcgTGTAATTGAAGTGACAAGCATGACATGCATTAGTGAGAATGATGACTTGAATcccaagagagagaaagagaattgTGATATATATAGTTAGTAGTTTCTAGCTAGCTAGGCCCTATATGTTGTTAATTACAAATGTCCGGTTTCTCTTAATTACACGATGTTGAGGTAATCTTAATAATCATCAATATCACAAAATTAGGAGGTTATTTAACACTAcaagtaatattattttttgtaaaataaataaaactaaatattattttcataagAAGAGAAGAGTGAACACTACATACACATATAACAACACATACTACAACtcttctaaaattaatttaaataaggCCATATAATGATCATGggcaaaaatccaaaaataaattatatatattaagaaatgAAATAATTCTAATGTGTAGTGCATGTGCATCTATACAAGTATTCATATATATAGAGACATGAATATGGACCAGCAAAATAGGTTTGGTGTCAACGGTTTTGGTATTTGTGGAAACTAAACATGCAATAGAGACGATATTTGCACATGACAAGTACCTCatgttatacatatatataggcCATGCATGTAAATTAGATTTGTTTTCATTCTAAACACAGATAATttcgtgtatatatatattctcatgtatataaaataaagtatgaaAGAGGAtaggtaaaaataattaattccaaaaaaaagtaattattgtttgcaatttgaattttactaaaagagaagataataaaataataataataaaaaaaagaatgctTGAAAATTAAAGTGGTGTAATAAAGTGGTGCaaggaaaaatttaaaaaaaaaaacagagaatCTTTACAAGAGGTAGACAAAAGACATCCTTTATCGaatttcaatctttaaaatgattttattagaaagaaaaagggaacgTGTTTTGGACGCGCTTTACAGCCAAAGAATTCAATCACATACAAACTTTACAAATTAAAGAcaaaagcaataataataatacacacAAGTAGATAAATCAAGTGgaagaatattatatataaaataattgtataaagaacataataattaattaatttattttggccGTGTATTCCTGAAGAAGTTGCCATTACCCTAATCATTGAGGAACTGAATAAATTATTACACTTAATAGTAACACCTCACCTTCTTGTTTCTTTCTCCCTTTGCTTTgagttttctttctcttctctcccTCTTCTGCTTCCTCCTACTTTATTCTAAACATGCTAGCTAgcttttctttttatgttaaatcttatatttattttgcatattttttgtttaaggaAACAAAACTCAAGATCTATGGACACCATGTTAATATAAGGAGACAAGGTTTAGATTAGATTAGACTATAGCTCTATATATATGTGACTGAATGTGAACCAAATATCTATGTCTATTTTCTATCAAAAAGACAAAGGCAAAAGACAAAAAAACCACAACAAATAAAACATgggaaatttaaaaaaaaaaagatgatttaTGATTATAACTTTAATGTTGTGTATAAAATGGAGGAGGAATTGAAGAGGAGGCATGCATCATGCATTAGGATAAAGGTTAATTAAGGATATATTAAGGAATAATAATAAggtaattataattgatattactatatatactattaattaataattagattaGTATGTACCAGGAAGCTGCCATGGCTCACATGTGTGCAAATCAATTTCCATCAAAGTACCCTTGAGAACTTCCTCATTTGTGATCTTCTTGTAAAGATAGTGAAGAACTaattcttcatcacttggaTAGAACCGAAACCCAGGTGGCAATGAAGCACCAATATCTCTAAGACccatgattatatttttattttcttgtaataGGGAAGAATATGGAGGGAAATctaattaagattttttttttttttgagaaagagaaagagaaagagagagagagttttagTATATGGTAGAGAAAGAGGTGTGTGGTTTAAATTTGAGAGAGTAGTTGCTATGTTGTGTATTTGAAATATTAAGGTATAATGGCAGAAAGGTTGGTgccttatatatatagttttgaAGATAAGAGACTTTgccatataaaattaaatttctttaactatacaattatatttttaggCCAGGGCCATGCTTGTGTAACTGGTTAGACATGGTAGGAAGTTTCAAGAAATACCAAAGTTACAAGAAATCTTACATAA
This sequence is a window from Arachis duranensis cultivar V14167 chromosome 2, aradu.V14167.gnm2.J7QH, whole genome shotgun sequence. Protein-coding genes within it:
- the LOC107473671 gene encoding protein CUP-SHAPED COTYLEDON 3, translating into MGLRDIGASLPPGFRFYPSDEELVLHYLYKKITNEEVLKGTLMEIDLHTCEPWQLPEVAKLNANEWYFFSFRDRKYATGFRTNRATTSGYWKATGKDRTVLDPLTREVVGMRKTLVFYKNRAPNGIKTGWIMHEFRLETPHMPPKEDWVLCRVFHKGKTDNSAKLSPQFMYEATPSSLTLASSSSSPPTNQTNCNNLHVIGYNQLPNFSSSSSPMPIHHNHHHHHHQNQNGSSSLMNLLQFSTKENSTITQLSPKGGGGGDDGGYGFMWDMDLEENSFHDGGVIASNLNDMRFEVDNNTMVML